In a single window of the Leisingera daeponensis DSM 23529 genome:
- a CDS encoding TIGR02466 family protein, with protein MAQIESLFVTRLYRAQLSEFGPSVDAQELENSCLVIAGDDDAGQDWCEENGYPGYTSYASLTDLPWRFPIFADLVKSLDQHVAAFAEDLELDLDGRALVLEDLWINILPEGGTHASHIHPHSVISGTTYVSMPDGASALKLEDPRHAMMMAHPPRLKDCRQELKTFVYQAPAVGDVLLWESFIRHEVPLNMAEEERISVSFNYKWE; from the coding sequence ATGGCCCAGATTGAATCGCTCTTTGTGACCCGCCTTTACCGCGCGCAGCTGTCCGAATTCGGACCATCGGTTGACGCGCAGGAACTGGAAAACTCCTGCCTTGTCATCGCCGGCGATGATGATGCCGGGCAGGACTGGTGCGAGGAGAACGGCTATCCCGGCTATACCTCCTATGCCTCGCTGACGGATCTGCCCTGGCGGTTCCCGATCTTCGCCGATCTGGTGAAGTCGCTGGACCAGCACGTCGCGGCCTTTGCCGAGGATCTGGAGCTGGACCTGGACGGGCGTGCGCTGGTGCTGGAGGATCTGTGGATCAACATCCTGCCGGAAGGCGGCACCCATGCCAGCCACATTCATCCGCATTCGGTGATTTCCGGAACCACCTATGTGTCGATGCCGGACGGCGCCAGCGCGCTGAAGCTGGAGGATCCGCGCCACGCGATGATGATGGCGCACCCGCCGCGCCTGAAGGATTGCCGCCAGGAGCTGAAGACCTTTGTCTATCAGGCCCCCGCCGTTGGCGACGTGCTGCTTTGGGAAAGCTTCATCCGCCACGAGGTGCCTTTGAACATGGCAGAGGAAGAGCGGATTTCTGTGAGCTTCAATTACAAGTGGGAGTGA
- a CDS encoding methyl-accepting chemotaxis protein → MKSKLTVSTAILSIIVLAGGLMAALVSLLLYSHSVRDDMQRRVAGIEEIYLNLDKIELEFLKARRAEKDFLLRRDEKYLSRHASTMTRIKETYGSLGRQMPAVAELSGAALQLKDIGAAIDAYEASFIALAGSNRRLGLDENSGLEGELRTSVKNAEATLEALDQPVMQVKMLMMRRHEKDFIMRQAPKYLDRLNARVEEFRAFPASYYTSAAQQKEILGLIGAYQASFAAYAGESLNEQQLRKQVSGHYADAEPLLAAIHEEVRALRDEAWASGETVSAEAQTNALRAGIGGSLLFVAVALLLARSIARPLKQTDTVLKKMMQNDFTPEIPKSGIREIAAIAQAAGAFRKAEAAKQQLTREITEVIAACGEGDFSRRIADTGDGGQDGSLGRGVNAIGEVAGKGLGDVLKVLDALAEGDLTRRMPAGQKGVFKNIAGAIDNLACSLEDVVGQLAGSGRMLNETSQEIAAAVADASHRGESSAAALEQTAAALQTVRDTVHDTAASAQDARQFVNDAQTKAEATREVADKTVAAMQRIKESSDAISKITGLIDDVAFQTNLLALNAGVEAARAGEAGRGFAVVASEVRALAQRSSSAAQEISALISSSQSEVTGGVELVDEAGKALAAILETVTRAAEKVNEIAENTTEQANGISEVSAAIEALDKDSQRSAAMLEETAAAGQMLRDEAGNLARAISGFRLEPAAPAGADRAPERAPAAQAA, encoded by the coding sequence ATGAAATCAAAACTTACCGTCAGCACGGCCATCCTCTCCATCATCGTTCTCGCAGGCGGCCTGATGGCCGCACTGGTCAGCCTGCTGCTCTATTCGCATTCCGTGCGCGATGACATGCAGCGGCGCGTTGCCGGGATTGAGGAGATCTATCTGAACCTCGACAAGATCGAGCTTGAGTTCCTGAAGGCCCGGCGCGCCGAAAAGGATTTCCTGCTGCGCCGGGATGAAAAATACCTGTCCCGCCACGCCTCAACGATGACCCGGATTAAGGAGACTTACGGCTCTCTTGGCCGTCAGATGCCGGCGGTGGCCGAATTGTCCGGCGCCGCCCTGCAGCTCAAGGACATCGGCGCCGCGATTGACGCCTATGAGGCCAGCTTTATCGCGCTGGCCGGCAGCAACAGGCGGCTGGGGCTGGACGAGAACAGCGGCCTGGAGGGAGAGCTGCGCACGTCGGTCAAGAATGCCGAGGCCACTCTGGAAGCGCTGGATCAGCCGGTCATGCAGGTGAAAATGCTGATGATGCGGCGGCACGAGAAGGACTTCATCATGCGCCAGGCGCCGAAATACCTGGACCGGCTGAACGCCCGCGTGGAAGAGTTCCGCGCCTTCCCGGCGAGCTATTACACCAGCGCCGCCCAGCAGAAGGAAATCCTGGGCCTGATCGGCGCCTACCAGGCGTCCTTTGCCGCCTATGCCGGGGAATCGCTGAACGAACAGCAGCTGCGCAAGCAGGTGTCGGGCCATTATGCGGATGCCGAACCGCTGCTGGCCGCCATCCACGAGGAGGTGCGCGCCCTGCGGGATGAGGCGTGGGCCAGCGGCGAAACGGTCAGCGCCGAGGCGCAGACCAACGCGCTGCGGGCGGGCATCGGCGGTTCGCTCCTGTTTGTCGCGGTGGCCCTGCTCCTGGCCCGCAGCATCGCCCGGCCGCTTAAGCAGACCGATACCGTGCTCAAGAAGATGATGCAGAACGACTTCACCCCGGAGATCCCGAAATCCGGCATCCGCGAGATTGCCGCGATTGCCCAGGCCGCCGGCGCCTTCCGCAAGGCAGAGGCCGCCAAGCAGCAGCTCACCCGGGAGATAACGGAAGTGATCGCCGCCTGCGGCGAGGGCGATTTCTCGCGCCGGATCGCTGACACCGGCGACGGCGGCCAGGACGGCAGCCTGGGCCGCGGCGTGAACGCCATCGGGGAAGTGGCCGGCAAGGGCCTGGGCGATGTTCTCAAGGTGCTGGACGCGCTTGCCGAGGGCGACCTGACCCGGCGGATGCCGGCAGGCCAGAAGGGCGTGTTCAAGAATATCGCCGGGGCCATCGACAACCTGGCGTGCAGCCTTGAGGATGTGGTCGGGCAGCTGGCCGGCAGCGGCAGGATGCTGAACGAGACCTCGCAGGAGATCGCTGCGGCGGTCGCCGATGCCTCGCACCGCGGCGAATCCTCTGCCGCCGCGCTGGAACAAACCGCGGCGGCGCTGCAAACGGTCCGCGACACGGTCCACGATACCGCCGCCAGCGCCCAGGACGCCCGCCAGTTCGTCAACGACGCCCAGACCAAGGCGGAAGCCACCCGGGAGGTCGCGGACAAGACGGTCGCCGCCATGCAGCGCATCAAGGAATCCTCGGACGCGATTTCCAAGATCACCGGCCTGATCGACGATGTGGCCTTCCAGACCAACCTGCTGGCGCTGAACGCCGGGGTGGAGGCCGCGCGCGCGGGCGAAGCCGGGCGCGGCTTTGCGGTCGTCGCCTCGGAAGTGCGGGCGCTGGCGCAGCGGTCTTCAAGCGCGGCGCAGGAAATCAGCGCATTGATCAGCAGCAGTCAAAGCGAGGTGACCGGCGGCGTCGAACTGGTGGATGAGGCAGGCAAAGCGCTGGCCGCGATCCTGGAGACCGTGACCCGGGCCGCCGAAAAGGTGAACGAGATCGCCGAGAACACCACCGAGCAGGCCAACGGCATTTCCGAAGTCAGCGCGGCGATCGAGGCGCTGGACAAGGATTCCCAGCGCAGCGCCGCCATGCTGGAGGAAACCGCAGCGGCCGGCCAGATGCTGCGCGACGAGGCGGGCAACCTGGCGCGGGCGATTTCCGGCTTCCGGCTGGAGCCAGCGGCCCCTGCCGGTGCGGACAGGGCACCGGAACGCGCACCCGCTGCACAGGCCGCATAG
- a CDS encoding DUF2189 domain-containing protein gives MTSKTAAPPPPDKLQPPPQFVPKVNKVTAGDIAAALKAGVSDFRAHPFMSGFFGLFYAVFGILFVWCLVWLGAIWMIIPAAVGFPLVAPFAAAGLYEMSRRRQRGESFSWSGILTVAADQRNRELGWMAFVTLFIFWVWIYQVRLWLAILLKDASFSDFDGFMNTVFFTPQGWAFLAVGTCVGAFLSAVLFSVTVVAMPMLLDRETNFVSAMITSIRVVTENPLVMLGWAAIISAAMLVSLVPAFLGLIFTLPILGHTTWHLYRRAVPPVEG, from the coding sequence ATGACATCCAAGACCGCAGCGCCCCCGCCGCCGGACAAGCTGCAGCCGCCGCCGCAATTCGTGCCAAAGGTCAACAAGGTGACTGCGGGCGATATCGCCGCGGCGCTGAAGGCCGGGGTTTCCGATTTCCGCGCGCACCCCTTCATGAGCGGCTTCTTCGGCCTGTTCTATGCGGTTTTCGGAATCCTGTTTGTCTGGTGCCTGGTCTGGCTCGGCGCGATCTGGATGATCATTCCCGCCGCGGTGGGCTTTCCGCTGGTCGCGCCCTTCGCCGCCGCCGGGCTTTATGAAATGTCGCGCCGGCGGCAGAGGGGAGAAAGCTTCAGCTGGTCCGGTATCCTCACCGTGGCGGCCGATCAGCGCAACCGCGAGCTGGGCTGGATGGCCTTTGTCACCCTGTTCATTTTCTGGGTGTGGATTTACCAGGTCCGGCTGTGGCTGGCGATCCTCCTCAAGGATGCGTCCTTCTCGGATTTCGACGGGTTCATGAACACCGTTTTCTTCACGCCGCAGGGCTGGGCCTTTCTTGCGGTCGGCACCTGCGTGGGCGCCTTCCTGTCGGCAGTCCTGTTCTCGGTGACCGTTGTCGCCATGCCGATGCTGCTGGACCGGGAGACCAATTTCGTGTCTGCGATGATCACCTCCATTCGCGTGGTCACGGAAAACCCGTTGGTCATGCTAGGCTGGGCGGCGATCATTTCAGCCGCCATGCTGGTGTCGCTGGTTCCGGCGTTTCTGGGGCTGATCTTCACCCTGCCCATCCTTGGCCATACCACATGGCATCTCTACCGCCGGGCCGTGCCGCCAGTGGAGGGGTGA